Below is a genomic region from Thunnus albacares chromosome 4, fThuAlb1.1, whole genome shotgun sequence.
AATCTTCACTTGGAAAAGAATGTGTTCTGACCCAGTAATGACTAATCCTTTTATATAATATAGACAATTTCCAGTAAACTGATGTGTAATGGCCTGTTAGCATTGTAAGAAATATTGTTATGCAAAtaatttattcttcttcttttctcttagAACGGAATAGTACACCGGGACCTGAAACTGGAGAATATTTTACTAGATGGCAATGGCAATGTTAAGGTATGTATAAGTcccacacaaacagaaatgagcATTTACACAAAGACTTACAGTCattagaaatgtttaaaaagagtaATATGTGTTATGAGAAATTGACGAGGGGTAGTGACacacagaaaagcaacaaaagtTCTGACATTGCTCAGCTTGACGTCTACTTCTTGTTCTTGCAGATCGCAGACTTTGGCCTGTCGAACCTTTACCACGGTGACGAGTATCTTCAAACGTTTTGTGGCAGCCCTCTGTATGCCTCCCCAGAGATTGTAAATGGACGGCCGTACCGAGGGCCCGAGGTGGACACGTGGTCCCTTGGGGTGCTGCTCTATACTATGGTTCACGGCACCATGCCTTTTGACGGAAACAACCACAAAATCCTGGTCCAGCAGATTAGCACCGGAAACTACCGGAAACCCAACAACCCTTCTGGTGAGTCTTTCAGCTGAGGTTTTCGTCAAAGCGACTGAAAGATTATTTTGGTGTATAttttgcactttattttatgaCAATGTATTGTTTTCCCTAGTTGAAGACACAAATTAAcagagtttttcttttctgttgctcTCTATCAGATGCATGTGGGCTTATTCGTTGGATGCTGATGGTAAATCCTGAGCGCAGAGCTACAATAGAGGAGATTGCGGGACACTGGTGGCTTAACTGGGGCTACCAGCAGCCATTACTGGCTGAGACAAAGAGCAGTCCAGTAGAGCAGACCTCCTCACCAGCCTCTCCATCAACAACTCACCCTGCAGGGCTGGCCAGCGTCGCTAGTTGGCTGCGCCGTACATCAAGGCCTTTACTGGAGAACGGCTCCAAGATGCGCTGCCTGCTCCGCTCGCAGGGTGGTGGCGGGGAAGTAGTGCGGCAGCGCTCTCTGCGAAGATCGCGAAAGGAGAACAATGTCTCCCAGACCGTTCATGAAGGGAGCACGGACACTCGACCTTCCAAGGGTATTCTAAAGAGACGCAACAGCGTGAAACAGAAGGTAATGAGTGAAACCCCAGCTGTAAGTTCAGCGGAACCTCAGAAGGTCTTGGGTTTGTCAACACCAGCCAATGCTGCCCCCTCAGCTGCATTGCTGCCTCGCAAAGGTATCTTAAAGAAGCCCACAGAGCAAGAGTCTGGGTACTACTCCTCCTCTCCTGAGAACAGTGACTCCGGCTGGGTTCCACCAACCAAAGAGTGCCCTTCAGCACCGACCTACAGGAAAGGCATCCTGAAGCGCAACGGGAAGTTCTCCTCAGGTGGGCTACAGGAGTTTGGCTCTCTGGACCAGCTGGCGGCTTCTTTGCCCCGCAGTGGCACCAGGTCGAGACCAAGCGGGGCCATCAGCGAGGACAGCATTCTGTCTTCAGAGTCCTTTGACCAACTGGATCTACCAGACCGTGTAGGACCACCAACACAAATGGATAAACCAGCCAAGGCTAGCATGAGAGGATGCGTATCTGCTGACAACCTGCTGGACATCCAAGAAGACAGGATCCTTAGAGATGGGTTGCTGAGACCCTGGAACTGCTACGAGTCTGGAGTGGCTGACAGTGCCTTTTCTATCACAGACTGTGATAATGTAACAGAGGCTTACAAACAGGCCATGATTATACGGGGCTCTGCTGCAAGCTGAAGACCAGTGATAAGTGAAGGACACTGAATATTGAACTGTTTTTCATTGAGTATCTTAAAACGATTGCAATTTTGACATGATAGCCAAAGTGCATTATGTGACACTACCAGCACAAAGTAGTGATGATTATTTTGGCGAACTCCGGGAGCTGCACCAAATTGTACCAAAAAGGGAGGAAACTTCTTGTTAAACATCGGATTGTACTTCAGAACGCGTTTGATAAATGATACCTACTTCAATTAGTTTATTAAATAGCTTGTAATTTGAATTTGAGTAAAACAGGCTAATAATTGCCAGATGGCTTTGTATTTTAGAAAAATTATAACGGTATCTGCACTAGAAAATGTCTATTTCAAAGATTCTCAGGAGAAGAGAGCTGCTGTTGGTCGATCAGGAGCTCCAGTTTAGTTTTCAACATGAGAACTTACTATCAAAAGTGTAGCTgatacaaaaacatgaaaccaaAACACTGGTCTGCAATGTCAAAAATGAACAGTTTGTAGAACATATTGCTTCAGCGATGATAAACTGGGAAACAGACATCTGCTTATATTATAactgcaaaatattttttaatccaGTTAGTGTCATTTATTCTCACCAGAGCAGTTTGAGAAGTGTTTATGACTTAATCGCTGTTTTGGATTCTAGCTTTGTGAAAGCTGATCATCTGTCAACATTATGTTTATCTAATTACATCAGTAACATATAGGTTCAGTTTTAGCATCGGTTCTCTTTTACCATGTACTACAGCTTTTACTGCATTTTAGGATGTGGGGGAGGAATTACATTTCATGGATACCAAAGAGCAATTTTGCTAATGTTTCTggatctttttttgtttatctttatttaagCACAAGCAAAACGTGCCAAGAGGACATTTGTTTGTAACAGGGACTTCAGCTCTCAGAGcgtttttttaaagtgttgtttttccttGAAATGACTTGCTCTAAGTTTGGATAATGACTTGAAATAATAATcatgacacacactgactcacaaCAAAAGCAACTTGTAGAACCTGCTTTCGCTCCCAAGCCGACACTGGTACACAAACACAGGTGGCAGTTTCACAGGGAAGGTGGGGCACATTATGCCACTTCATGGTTTTTGAAGGTCTCAATTTAAGAAATCAGTGAGTTTTGAAACTAAATTGTGAGCTTCAGCTAACTATGCTATGTATAATGTGGCACACACGTTACTGTGGGACCTTTCAACTTTCAACTGAATATTGGAAATTGGTCATGAGGCTCAGGTGTGATACCTGGGCCGATAATTTCCCAAAGCAAGATTAGGTTAgccatataaaaaaataaagtagaataaaGATCTTGGTTACTCaacactggaaaacaaaacttGCAAAAATAGATTCAAGAATTAAATGTATTAGATTTAATAACATTTGCTTTGTAAATATCTTATTTGCTTATGTGCAAATCTTGCTTTATGAATACCCCCAGTGGTCGAAGAAAAGCacatcagtatgtttttgtgtctgtatgaAATTTCATGCTGCACACTGCGATTACTGAATTAGATTGTCCTGCTGGCATTGAATCAGAACATCAAGCCGGCGCCTGGAACAGCACTTTATCAGACCATCGAAACCTGAGAGCTGATAAATAAACTGTGCGCTCatcattttattgatttcatgttaCTTCAGTTGCACAAGTCAGTAACCAGAATCTGCTGAAACCATGCTGTTGTTCAGAAACTGGAATgtaaagaatgttttttttcatttaattattatgatttcatttaattgtgacttttttttttggcacactACTTTATGAGGCTGATCAGGAATTTAAAGCcagtatttgtgtgtaaaagtaAACTAAGAATTCTCTAAATTTCAACTGGAAGTTCTTGTCATTTCTGGAGTCTAAGGGATCGTATTAAGGATTGAGCTGTACTCAGTCACTGGTGATAATTGATCATTTATGTGTGACAAACTGGAAAAATGCAGTCAGCCTATGGGAAGACAGATCTAAAAtggtatttgttttattttggtgtaATTTAATGTGCAATTTGGGCATTTCATCACAGTTTTTGTGTCTCTTGTCCCAGAAGAAGTTGCAGGTGTGCAGGCtctatgaatatttttattatctgaCTGCAGCTAAAACTATCTGTGCCAAAGTTTACTGGCTTATCCATTAAATGACTTTGTGATCTGCCACGCTGTTGTTAGCGGGATGaggaaatcaataaaaacaaaacaaagtactCAAGTGCTGCCTCTTGTTGTTAGTGACCTACAAGCCAATGTTTTATGTAGTTTAACAGTATTGATATTCTATGTAGTCACAAGGGAATTCACTACCATGTtaaacatgcatgcaaacatcCATTAAAACTTAGAACTGTCCATATGTAAAGCTCATGTTacattttcaattcattcatATACCTGCACAGTATTTGAATACATGTGAATAGAAgatattacattaaaaaattagCAAACATTGCTATTAGGATTCAAAGCAACTCAACTGTCAATATCACAAAAAGTTAAGTGTAACAGAATAAGGGAAGCAAGAGCAACAATGTTATATTTCAAAGCTGCATTAGCCATtacaaaatacttaaaaatgtgCAGCAACAGAGTGATATTTAAGAAAAATTTGCATCATTTCTCAAACTGTAGTAACATTCAGTCAACATGCAAAGAGCCATTAAAATTAAATGGCGTATTTTTGCCTGCTACCTCTTGTTCTCTCCTGGCTGT
It encodes:
- the nuak2 gene encoding NUAK family SNF1-like kinase 2; this translates as MDGVSVARLSSNFRPPVGGVLPDENVGKAPSQVPVKKQAVKRHHHKHNLKHRYEFLETLGKGTYGKVKKAKERSGRLVAIKSIRKEKIKDEQDLVHIRREIEIMSSLCHPHIITIYEVFENKDKIVIVMEYASRGDLYDYICDKRNISEREARHFFRQIVSAVHYCHQNGIVHRDLKLENILLDGNGNVKIADFGLSNLYHGDEYLQTFCGSPLYASPEIVNGRPYRGPEVDTWSLGVLLYTMVHGTMPFDGNNHKILVQQISTGNYRKPNNPSDACGLIRWMLMVNPERRATIEEIAGHWWLNWGYQQPLLAETKSSPVEQTSSPASPSTTHPAGLASVASWLRRTSRPLLENGSKMRCLLRSQGGGGEVVRQRSLRRSRKENNVSQTVHEGSTDTRPSKGILKRRNSVKQKVMSETPAVSSAEPQKVLGLSTPANAAPSAALLPRKGILKKPTEQESGYYSSSPENSDSGWVPPTKECPSAPTYRKGILKRNGKFSSGGLQEFGSLDQLAASLPRSGTRSRPSGAISEDSILSSESFDQLDLPDRVGPPTQMDKPAKASMRGCVSADNLLDIQEDRILRDGLLRPWNCYESGVADSAFSITDCDNVTEAYKQAMIIRGSAAS